The window GAAAAAATTAAAAGCACGTTACAAGGTGGCTGTGGTATGGGATGAAGAAAGCTTCAGACAGCTGGAGCAGGAGCTTTTCAAAACAAATGGGGAAAAACCTTTTCTGTCCCAGGAAAAGAGAACGCTGCATCTTCATGAAACGGCAGCGGCAACGAGAACCATAACGAAAGAGGATATAGAAATGTTTGCCAGGCTGACCGGAGATAAAAGCAGTATTCACCAGGATACACAAGCTGCTTTAAAGGCTGGCTTTGACAGACCGCCGGCCCATGGAATATTCATTGATTCCCTGGTTTCCGCACTTATGGGAACAAGTCTTCCCGGAAGCGGAACGGTATACATGGAGCACAATACCAGGTTCATACGGCCGGCTTTTTGCGGGGACACTTTAGAAATTACCGTCCGGTTTGTTTCCTTTGAGGAACAGGAGAGCTGCTACACCGGACTTTTTTTCGGTACCTGTAAAAATCAGCGCGGGGAAAGAGTTCTTACAGTCAGAAGCAGGCAGATGATGATGAAAACATTGTTTGCCGTGGCAGGAGAAAGGGAGTGAGGTTTTATGACAAATCTGGAGATTTACAACCGGTTATTTATCCGGGCTTTAAGGGTAAAGGAAGAGGAGCTTCCCGGTCTGAAATACAGAGGAGCCCATTCATGGGATTCTCTGGGACATATGGATCTGATTTCAGATCTGGAGGAGACGTTTGATATCCACATCAGTACTTCGGATGTAATGGCTTTTTCCTCCTATGAAAAAGGAAAGGAAGTTTTGGCAAAATACGGTGTTGTGATTTAAAAGGGAGAAGCCATTCATGATGGATTATGAAGGCATTCTGAACAGGAAGCCGTTTTCCGCAGCAAAGGATGAGAAAAAACTGATGTACGGGGAATGGCTGACAGAATTGACGTATTATCACAGAAAACACTGCCATGCATACGGACAATTTTTGAAACACCTTATGATTCCTGAACGCGGACTGATGGGAGAGGAAGAGATCCCCATGCTACCGGTTGGACTTTTTAAGGATATGGACTTGATCAGCATTCCAGGCAGGGAGGTATTTAAGACCATGACTTCTTCCGGAACAAAAGGGCAGACGGTATCAAGGATTTATCTGGATAGGGATACGGCAGATTACCAGCAGAGGGCACTGGCAAATATTGGAGGAGACTTTTGGGGAGAGGAAAGACTTCCCTTTCTGGTACTGGACAGTCCGGAGGTATTAAAAGACAGAAACCTGTTTTCAGCCAGAGGAGCGGGAATCCTTGGATTTTCCATTTTTTCCTCCAGAATCTGTTATGGACTGGACCGGGATATGAACCTTGATATGGATGGAATCCGGCAATTTCTGGAACGCTATGGGGGAAAAGGGATCCTGATATTTGGTTTTACCTATATGATCTGGAAGTATTTCTATCAGGTCCTTGCAAAGTCCGGACAGAAGCTGGATCTTTCGGAAGGAATCCTTATCCATGGGGGAGGATTTAAAAAGCTTGAGGATCAATCTGTTTCCTCTCATGAATTTAAGGAGAGGATCGGGGAAGCATCCGGGATTAAGGAAATCCATAATTATTATGGAATGGCAGAACAGACAGGCAGTATCTATATGGAATGTTCCCAGGGTCACCTCCATGCAAGCTTATATTCCGATATCATAACCAGACGGGCAAAGGATTTCAGCGTTTGCTCCCATGGGGAAAAAGGGATCATACAGGTACTTTCCCCTCTTGCCCTTTCTTACCCCGGGCACTCCATACTTACGGAGGATGAGGGAATCATTCTGGGAGAGGATGACTGCCCCTGCGGCCGTCTGGGAAAATATTTTAAAGTATTGGGGAGAATACACCAGGCTGAGATAAGGGGGTGCAGTGATACCTATGATGGATGATGTCACATATCTGGCAGGAGTAAGCCGGCCGAAGGCTGAGCCGTTAAAACCTTTTTCAGAACTTGTTATGGACTTTCTGGAAGAGCTTTCTATTGAAATACGCAAAAGGAGAAGGGAGTTTGAAACGTACCGTGAAATCCCGGCTTTTGGGTTCTGGTTAAGAAGGACCCATATGGAGGAATTTCGGATGCGGTACGAGGATAGAAAACTTCGCATGGGCAGAGGTGTGATCTTTCATATTGTCTCTTCCAATGTCCCGGTTCTGTTTGCTTACAGCATGGTCATCGGTCTATTGGCTGGAAATAGCTGCGCGGTACGGATCTCTTCCAGGAGCCGGAAGGAGGATCAAAAACTGTGTGAAATAATTGACAATCTTTTGAGCCGGCCGGAATTTTCTTCTGTCAGAAACCGGATTTCTGTTTTCTCCTGTAAAAGAGAAAATAAAATCATTAAAAGCTGGCTGGAGGAATGCGATGGTCTTATGGCATGGGGAGGAGATCAGGCCATACAATCGGTCAGAGGAATGAAATTAAGACCGGATGCCGTGCAGGTCATGTTTCCGGACCGGTATTCCATCTGCATTCTGGATACAAAACGGATCGGAACGATTCCTGATGAAGTCCATCAAACGCTGGCATACGGATTTGTAAAGGATGCTTATGCCATGGATCAGAATGCCTGCTCCAGCCCTCAGTTTGTCATATGGAACCAGAAGGAGAAGACGGAAAGGACAGAACAGATCCGCAGAAGATGGTGGAACACCGTTAAGAAAGAGGCAGCCGCTTATGAGTTAAGCCCTCATAAGGCCACGAAAAAATACGAGACCTTATGCAGATATGCCATGATAACGGAGGAAATTTTAAGGACAGAGCAATACGATAACCTGCTTTATACGGTTCTGCTTTCTGAAGTTCCTCCTTATCCGGAAAATTACCGGGGCACCTGCGGATTGTTTTTTGAGTATCAGGGAGATTACCGGACTGCGGTCAGGCAATTGGCAGTCAGAAAACTTCAAACGGTAACGTATTACGGAATCCGCAGGGAGGAACTGACCGATTATATTATAAATAACCATTTATATGGAATTCACAGGGTGGTGCCCATAGGGGAAGCCTTAAACATGGATCTTGTATGGGATGGGCAGGATCTGATTAAGATGCTGTCCAGGGAAATTGTCTGGGAGGAGTAATATGCGTCTGTTTCAGGAAGAAAAATCATACGGAGACCGGATGCTGGCAGCAGATGATGCCGGACAGACGGTGACATACCGGGATCTGGATTCTTTTGCAGAGGAGCTGTACCGGTATATCGGAGGGAAAAAACTGATTATTATATTATGCCAGAATACCATTGGATCTCTTCTTGGGTATCTGGGCTGCTTAAAAACAGGGGTGGTTCCTTTGATGCTGGAAAAACACATGAACCAGGAGCTTCTGATGGGGCTGATCCGTGAGTACCGCCCGGCTTTTCTATATATACCGGAGGATTGTCTTTTAAAGGCAGAGGAATGTGAAATCGTATGGAAAACACAAGGATATTGCCTGTGCCGCAGAATGGAAAAGCTGTCTCCTTCCCTTTACGGAGAGCTTTCCTTGCTTCTTACAACATCAGGGAGTACAGGAAGTCCAAAGCTTGTGAGGCAGAGCGGAAGGAACATCGATGCCAATACAGAGTCCATATGTAAGTATCTTAACATCCATGAGAAGGAACGGCCTGTTACCACGCTGCCCATGAATTACACCTATGGATTATCCATCATCAACAGCCACGTGAAAGCGGGGGCAGCCCTTTTGCTTACGGTCCGCAGTATGGTAGAGCAGCCGTTTTGGGATTTTATAAAGGAAAAAAAGGGCACATCCTTTGGCGGAGTTCCCTATACCTACCAGGTTCTGAAACGGATCGGGTTTCTCCAGATGGACCTGCCTGATTTACGGACAATGACACAGGCTGGAGGAAAGCTTCCCATAAACCTTCATAAGGAGTTTGCTTCCTATGCGGAAAAGACAGGAAAGCAATTTGTTGTTATGTATGGGCAGACAGAGGCCACGGCAAGAATGGGATATCTGCCCGCTGGAAAAGCAGTGGAGCGATGCGGGAGCATGGGAATTGCCATACCAGGAGGCAGGTTCTGGCTGGAGGATGATAAGGGAGAAGAACTCAAAGAACCGGATACCCAGGGAGAACTGGTGTATGAAGGGGAGAATGTAGCACTTGGATATGCCTGCTGCCCTGAGGATTTAAAAAAAGAAGATGAGTGGAAGGGCATCCTGCATACCGGTGATATGGCAAAACGGGATCAGGACGGTTATTACTACATTACCGGAAGAAAAAAACGTTTCATCAAAATGTTTGGAAACAGGGTAAATCTTGATGAGACAGAGAGGCTGTTAAAGGAACATTTTGAAGGAAGTGATTTTGCCTGTGTGGGAACAGATGACAGTCTGATCATTTTTACGGATCTCAGGGAGAAATCTGGAGAGGAGCTGATCCTGGAACATCTTTACCAGATGACAAGGATAAATTCCAGGGCAGCAGGGATTCACCAGGTGGATAAGATTCCTAAAAACCTGTCCGGAAAAACCCTTTACAAGGAGCTTTTATAAGGGACGCAGCTTATGACATTGTTATATCTGATGAAAAAGGAGGTTTTATTATGGGGGAAAGAGTTGTATTAGCAGGAGCCTGCCGCACGGCTATCGGAACCATGGGAGGAGCTTTGAGTACGGTTCCTCCCCAGGATATGGGAGCAGCCGTTATCCGTGAATCATTAAAACGGGCAGGTGTCATGCCGGATCAGGTTGATTTAGTCTATATGGGATGTGTGATTCAGGCTGGCCTGGGACAGAATGTGGCCCGCCAGGCTTCCTTAAAGGCGGGTATTCCGGTGGAGACTCCTGCGGTTACCATCAATGTGGTATGCGGTTCCGGGTTAAACTGTGTGAATCTGGCAGCCCAGATGATTCAGTGCAAAGAAGCGGATATTGTAGTGGCCGGAGGAACGGAAAATATGTCCATGGCCCCTTATCTTTTAAAAGATGCCCGTTTCGGATACCGTATGAATCACGGACAGCTCATTGATGCCATGGTAAATGACGCACTGTGGGATGCATCTCATGATTACCATATGGGTGTAACGGCAGAAAATGTGGCGAAACAGTGGGAGATTACAAGAGAGGAGCTTGACCGTTTTGCGGCATCCAGTCAGATAAAGGCTTGTGCAGCCATTGAATCCGGCCGATTTCGGGAAGAGATTGTGCCGATGGAAATCAAGAAGAAAAAGGAAACCCTTGTCTTTGACCGGGATGAAGGTCCAAGGCCTGGAACAACGGCAGAAGGAATTTCAAAACTGCGACCGGCCTTTCAAAAGGAGGGAGTCGTTACGGCCGCCAATTCCTCCAGCATAAACGATGGTGCGGCAGCAATTGTAGTCATGAGTGAAGAAAAGGCAAAGGAGCTGGGCGTTAAGCCTATGGCATACTGGGAAGCAGGTACTCTTGCAGGCGTTGCACCTGAGATTATGGGAGTCGGTCCGGTGGCTGCAACCAGAAAGCTGCTTAAAAAGACGAATATGACTGTGGATGAGTTTGACCTCATTGAGGCCAATGAAGCATTTGCGGCCCAGTCATTGGCCGTGGCAAAAGATTTAAAGTTTGATCTGTCAAAGGTAAATGTAAATGGCGGGGCCATTGCCCTTGGCCATCCGGTAGGAGCATCCGGATGCCGTATTCTTGTGACTTTGCTTCATGAGATGGAAAAACGGAATGCGAAAAAGGGGCTTGCTACCCTTTGTATCGGAGGCGGTATGGGCTGCGCAACCATCGTTAAAAGAGAATGAGACGGTTGACATAATAATGGAAGAAATGAGGTGCCGGTACATGGAATTTGTTACATACGAAGCGGAAGGATTGATTAGTATCATTACCATTAACCGTCCCAATGCTTTAAACGCCTTAAACAGCCAGGTTTTAGAGGAACTTGACCAGATTCTTGACCAGATTGACACAGCTTCGGTCAGAGCATTGATTCTTACGGGAGCTGGAAATAAATCCTTTGTGGCGGGAGCGGACATTGCAGAAATGAGCACCTTCACAAAAAAGGAAGGAGAGGCCTTTGGAAAGAGGGGAAACCATATCTTCCGCCGTCTGGAAACCTTTCCCCCTCCTGTTATAGCTGCGGTAAATGGATTTGCTCTTGGCGGAGGCTGCGAACTCTGCTTAAGCTGCGACATACGGATCTGTTCTGAAAATGCCGTATTTGGACAGCCGGAAGCAGGTCTTGGCATTACCCCCGGTTTTGGAGGCACTCAGAGGCTGGCAAGAATCATTGGCCCCGGAATGGCGAAGCAGATGATATTTACTGCAAGAAATATAAAGGCAGAGGAAGCTTACCGGATTGGCCTTGTCAATGGCGTGTACCCTCAAAAGGAGCTGCTTTTGGAGGCAAAAAAGATGGCAAAAGGAATTGCAGATAATGCTCCCATTGCGGTGAGAAATTGTAAAAAAGCCATCAATGAGGGGCTTCAGGTGGATATGGATCAGGCGGTCGCCATGGAAGAACGGCTTTTCGGAGACTGCTTTGAGACACTGGACCAAAAGGAAGGGATGAAAGCCTTTCTTGAGAAGAGAAAAGAGAAAACGTTTCTTATGAAGTAAGGCGAGGGGAGATTTATCCCAACACATACAAACATAGAAGGAGGGATATGGGATGAAAGTCGGAATTATAGGCGCAGGGACCATGGGGTCAGGAATTGCCCAGGCATTTGCCCAGACAGAAGGGTATGAAGTATTTTTATGCGATATCAATGAGGAGTTTGCAGCAAATGGTAAAAAGAAAATTGCAAAGGGTCTGGAACGGAGAGTCGCAAAAGGAAAAATGACACAGGAAAGTGCTGATGCAGTTTTGTCTAAAATTCAGACAGGGGTAATTAGTATCTGCCAGGACTGTGATCTGGTGGTAGAAGCAGCAATTGAAGATATGGCAGTGAAAAAACAGACCTTTCAGGAACTTCGAAATATATGCAAAAAGGAAGCAATGTTTGCAAGCAATACGTCCTCACTCTCCATCACAGAGCTTGGGGCAGGGCTTGACCGGCCTGTTGCGGGAATGCATTTTTTTAATCCTGCGCCGGTTATGAAGCTGGTGGAGGTCATTGCAGGACTTAACACTCCTCCTGAAATAATTGCAGAAATCAAGAAAATAGCCGCTGACATCGGAAAGGTTCCTGTACAGGTAGAGGAGGCCGCAGGCTTTGTGGTAAACAGGGTTCTCATACCCATGATCAATGAGGGAATCGGAATATATGCAGAAGGAGTTGCAGATCCGGAGGGAATTGACAGCGCCATGAAGCTGGGAGCCAACCATCCTATGGGGCCTCTGGAGCTGGGAGACTTAATCGGGCTTGATGTGGTTCTTGCCATTATGGAGGTGCTTTATTCGGAAACAGGAGATCCCAAATACCGTCCTCATCCTCTGCTTAAGAAGATGGTACGGGGCGGAAAGCTTGGACAGAAAACCGGAAGCGGTTTTTATCAGTATAAAGGATAACGGATAGGGAGGAGAAAGATATATGGCGGTTGTGCAGCTGCCCTTTGGAAGGGAAAAAATCAGTTTGAATATTCCTGACAGCAGATTAAACGGGTTACTTATGTCAAGGGCTCACAGCTATCAGGCAGATGATGGGGAAGAGGAGCTGGTCCGAAAAGCGATGGAACACCCCATTCACTCCCCAAGGCTGAAAGAACTGGTTAAGGGGAAGAAAAACATTGTCATGATAGCAAGCGACCATACCCGGCCGGTTCCAAGCCAAGTGATAGCACCTGCGGTTATAGAGGAAATCAAAGAAGGAAATCCCCAGGCACAGCTTACAATCCTCATTGCCACCGGATTTCACAGATCCACCACCAGGGAGGAACTCATTGATAAGTTCGGTCAGGAGATTGTTGACAGAACGGATATCCGTTTTGTTGTTCATGAAAGCTGGAAAGATGAGGATATGGTTTTCATAGACACCCTTCCCTCAGGGGGAAAGCTTTTGATTAACCGGATAGCGGCAGAGGCAGATCTTCTTATATCGGAAGGCTTTATAGAACCTCATTTCTTTGCAGGCTTTTCCGGCGGAAGAAAAAGCGTGCTGCCGGGAGTCTCAAGCGGGGTGACGGTCATGGCAAATCATTGCTCTGAGTTTATTGACAGTCAATATGCTAGAACCGGTATTCTGGAGGGAAATCCCATACAAAGGGATATGGCTTACGCTGCAGAGCAGGCAAAACTTGCTTTTATTGTCAATGTAGTGCTGGATGAAAATAAGAAAGTGATAAAGGCCTATGCAGGCCATTTCAACGAAGCTCATAAGGAAGGCTGTAAGTTTGTGGACCAGCTCTCAGGAGTGGATGCCATTCCGGCGGATATTGTAATCACTACCAACGGCGGATATCCCCTGGACCAGAATATATACCAGTCTGTAAAAGGCATGACGGCCGCTGAGGCCACCTGCAATCCTGGGGGTGTCATCATCATGGTATCAAGCTGCAGTGACGGCCATGGAGGCCAGTCCTTTTACAATACCTTTGCGGGGGGAGAAGATAAGAATGCAATCATGAACCGGTTTCTTGATACGCCCCGGGATAAAACCGTGCCGGATCAGTGGGAGGCACAGATTCTGTGCAGAATTCTCTTAAAATATAAGGTGATCATGGTCACCCGGGCTACCGGGGAAATGGTCCGTAGCATGCAGATGGATTATGCAGGCAGCGTGGAAGAAGCAATTTCCATGGCAGATCACTGGCTGGGTAAGTCTGATGGGAAAATTACGGTCATTCCTGACGGGGTTTCCGTAATCGTCAGGAGCAGACAGCCTTTGTCATTACCGTAAAGGAGGAATTAAGATGGAAGAAGTAACTTACAGCAAAGTTACCCCGGAACTCATACAGGAATTTAAGAAAATCGTTCCGGGCAGGGTTCATGAGAAAGAAGAGATGAATGAGGATTATTTCCACGATGAGATGCCGATCTATGGAAAAGGCATTCCGGATGTGGTAATTGATGCCACCAGTACGGAGGACATTGCTGCCATTGTGAAATTGTGTTTTTCAAACAATGTTCCAGTGATTCCAAGGGGAGCGGGAACCGGTCTTACGGGAGCGGCAGTGGCCATTTACGGCGGAGTTTTACTTGATATGAGTAAGATGAACCAGATCCTTGATTATGACATGGAAAACTTTGTTGTCCGTGTACAGCCCGGCGTTCTGTTAAATGATCTTGCAGAGGATGCTAAGCATCAGGGACTTTTATATCCGCCGGATCCCGGGGAGAAATTTGCCACCCTGGGAGGTAATGTTTCAACAAATGCAGGGGGCATGAGGGCCGTAAAATACGGCTGTACCAGAGATTATGTGAGGGCCATGACCGTGGTGCTTCCTACGGGCGAAATTATCAGTCTGGGTGCACCTGTTTCTAAGAGTTCTACCGGCTACAGCCTGATTCATTTAATGATCGGCTCGGAAGGAACCCTTGGAATTATCACAGAACTGACTCTTAAGGTAATACCGGCGCCCAAAGAAACCATAAGCCTTATTGTTCCCTTTGAAAACCTTACGGACTGCATCGGGACTGTGCCTAAAATATTCATGTCCGGTTTGAAGCCCCAGGCACTGGAGTTCATGGAGAAAGAAATTGTTCTTTCCTCGGAGCGGTATCTGGGAAAGAATGTATTTCCAAAGGAAGTTGACGGTGTTGATATCGGAGCTTACTTACTCATCACCTTTGACGGTGATAAGCTGGAGCTTTTAGAAGAACTTTCAGAGCAGGCGGCAGAGGTGGTTTTAGAGGAAGGAGCCGTAGACGTCCTGGTGGCAGATACGCCGGTGAAAAAGAAGGAAGCCTGGGAAGCCAGAAGCACCTTCCTTGAAGCCATTGAGGCGGAAACAAAGCTATTGGATGAGTGTGATGTTGTAGTGCCGGTAAATCAGATACCTTCCTATCTCTCTTTTGTCAAATCACTGGAAAACCGGTATGATTTTTCCATAAAGAGCTTTGGTCATGCGGGAGATGGAAACTTACACATCTATACCTGTGCCAATGAAATGGAGGAAGAGACATTCAAACGGCAGGTAGGAGAATTTATGGATATTATATACAAAAAAGCGTCGGAATGCGGAGGACTTATTTCCGGTGAGCATGGCATTGGTTATGGTAAGATGGGCTATCTGGAAGCTTTTGCAGGTGAAACAAGCATGTGCCTGATGAAGGGCATCAAGGAAGTATTTGATCCAAAGATGATTTTGAATCCCGGAAAAATCTGCTATAAGCTTTAAAATAAAAATTTATTTGTCCAGGAGGAGAGCAAAATGGCATATTTGATATCAGAAGAAGCGCAGGATCTATTACAGGATGTGAAAAATTTCTGTGAGAAGGAAGTAAAGGAGGCGTGTAAGGAATACGACGTATCCGGAGAATGGCCAAAGATGATTTATGATAAGGCAATGGAACAGGGCTATCAGGCTCTGGAGGTCCCGGAGGAATACGGGGGACCTGGATTAAGCCGTGTGGATGTGGCTGCCTTGATCGAGCAGATGGCAATTGCGGACGCAGGCTTTGCTACCACAATTTCGGCCAGCGGCCTTGCCTTAAAACCCGTATTGATTGCAGGCAGGGAGGAACAGAAAGCGCGTGTGTGTGAAATGGTCTTGGAAGGAGGTCTTGGCGCATTCTGCCTGACGGAACCAGGGGCAGGCTCCGATGCAGGAGCAGGCAAGACAACTGCTGTAAAGGATGGAGACCAATACATACTAAATGGAAGAAAGTGCTTTATCACCAATGGAGGAGTTGCCTCCTTTTATTGTGTCACTGCAATGACAGATAAGACAAAAGGGGTAAAAGGGATGTCCATGTTCCTTGTGGAAGCCGGTACACCGGGTCTTAGCACAGGGAGAGAAGAAGACAAAATGGGAATCAGGACCTCTAATACCTGTGATGTTGTGCTGGAGGATTTAAGGATACCGGCTTCCAACTTAATCGGCGAGGAAGGAAAGGGATTTTCCATTGCAATGAAGACACTGGATCAGGCCCGTACCTGGATGGGCTGTATTGCTGCGGGCATTGCACAAAGAGGCATTGATGAGGCTGTTGGGTATGGGAAAGAACGGATCCAGTTCGGGAAACCAGTCATTAAAAACCAGGCCATGCAGTTTAAAGTTGCCGATATGCAGATCAGGACGGAGACTGCCCGTCAGATGGTAGCCCATGCACTGACCAGGATGGATATGGGACTTTCCCATACCATGGAATCTGCCATTGCCAAGTGCTATGCTTCAGACATTGCCATGGAGGTGGCTACGGAAGCCATCCAGATATTCGGAGGTTATGGATACAGCAGGGAATATCCGGTAGAAAAGCTGTTAAGAGACGCGAAGATATTCCAGATCTTTGAGGGAACCAATGAAATCCAGAGAATTGTTATTGCAGGCAATATCATTGGGAAATAAAGAAGGAGCGTGACAATCATGGAAATGTTAGTTTGCATTAAGCAGGTGCCCGATGACTCCGTGGAAATTTCTCTGGATCCGGCAACAAAAAAGCCGGCTTTGGAGAGGGTGACGCCGGTGGTGAACGCCTTTGATACCTATGCCCTTGAAATGGCTGCCAGATTAAAGGAAGCTTTGGGCGGTGAAATTACAGTGGTTTCTATTGGGAATGAAAGCGTAAAAAACTCTCTGAAAAACTGTCTCGCCGTGGGTGCAGACGGTGCATATCTGGTAAAGCATGAAATGGCAGAGTCTCTGGACCCCTTAAGTATTGCAAGGATCTTAAGGAAGGCAGCCCATGAAATAGAAGAAAATCTAAGTAAAAAGTTTGATCTTATTTTCTGCGGAAAGGAATCCACGGACTATGCCTCCAGCCAGGTTGGACTTCTTTTGGCGAATGAGCTTTCCCTGCCTGCAGTAACCAATGTAATCCAGGTGGAGCCTGGGGAGGGCATGATGAAAATAAAGCAGGAAACAGAGGAGGGCTATCGGATCATAGAAGCCCCTGCTCCCTGTGTTGTTACGGTTCAAAAGCCTAATTACGATCCCAGATACCCCACCATTAAAAGTAAGATGGCTGCCAGAAAAAAGGAGATTAAGGAATTAACACCTTCTGAGGAAACGGACAGCATGCTAAAGGTTCTCCAGGTGTTTGAACCGGCAAAGCGGGCAGCAGGCATTAAAATAAAGGCGGACAGCCCGCAGGAGGCAGTTTCACAGGCGATGGCAGTCATGGCGGAGGCCAGGATCTTTTAGGAGGAGAAAGAAATGAGTTATTCAGATGGAAAAAATATTATGGTTTATGTTGAGACCGTTTCTGATACTCCTGTGGGCGGTGCGCTGGAGGTGCTTACAAAAGCCCATAAGCTGGCAGAAGCCAGGGGAGAAGAGGTAATTGCTGTTTTAATCGGCAGAGATCTGGTGGATGCGGCCCGTACTGCCATTATGGCAGGAGCAGACAAAGCGGTAATCGTAAAAAAAGAGAGTTATCAGATGGAGGTATACGGAACAGTCCTTACAAAACTGGCAGAGAAATTTAAGCCTTTCCTGATTCTTTCAGCAGGAACTCTTGCAGGAAAAGATCTTCTTGCCATGGTTGCAGGAACACTTCACACGGGCTGTGCTGTGGATGTAATGGATGTTTCAGACAAAGACCGGCGTCTTATCTTTACCTGCCCGGTTTACGGTGGGTCGATTCTCAATGATCTTGTCATAAAGGGAACACCGGCAGTTGCAGTTGTCAGATCAGGGGCCTTTGCAAAGGAATTTTTGGCGGAGAGGACCGGTAAGATTGTGGAAGAGAAGGTGGGA of the Lacrimispora indolis DSM 755 genome contains:
- the larA gene encoding nickel-dependent lactate racemase, with the protein product MAVVQLPFGREKISLNIPDSRLNGLLMSRAHSYQADDGEEELVRKAMEHPIHSPRLKELVKGKKNIVMIASDHTRPVPSQVIAPAVIEEIKEGNPQAQLTILIATGFHRSTTREELIDKFGQEIVDRTDIRFVVHESWKDEDMVFIDTLPSGGKLLINRIAAEADLLISEGFIEPHFFAGFSGGRKSVLPGVSSGVTVMANHCSEFIDSQYARTGILEGNPIQRDMAYAAEQAKLAFIVNVVLDENKKVIKAYAGHFNEAHKEGCKFVDQLSGVDAIPADIVITTNGGYPLDQNIYQSVKGMTAAEATCNPGGVIIMVSSCSDGHGGQSFYNTFAGGEDKNAIMNRFLDTPRDKTVPDQWEAQILCRILLKYKVIMVTRATGEMVRSMQMDYAGSVEEAISMADHWLGKSDGKITVIPDGVSVIVRSRQPLSLP
- a CDS encoding FAD-binding oxidoreductase; translation: MEEVTYSKVTPELIQEFKKIVPGRVHEKEEMNEDYFHDEMPIYGKGIPDVVIDATSTEDIAAIVKLCFSNNVPVIPRGAGTGLTGAAVAIYGGVLLDMSKMNQILDYDMENFVVRVQPGVLLNDLAEDAKHQGLLYPPDPGEKFATLGGNVSTNAGGMRAVKYGCTRDYVRAMTVVLPTGEIISLGAPVSKSSTGYSLIHLMIGSEGTLGIITELTLKVIPAPKETISLIVPFENLTDCIGTVPKIFMSGLKPQALEFMEKEIVLSSERYLGKNVFPKEVDGVDIGAYLLITFDGDKLELLEELSEQAAEVVLEEGAVDVLVADTPVKKKEAWEARSTFLEAIEAETKLLDECDVVVPVNQIPSYLSFVKSLENRYDFSIKSFGHAGDGNLHIYTCANEMEEETFKRQVGEFMDIIYKKASECGGLISGEHGIGYGKMGYLEAFAGETSMCLMKGIKEVFDPKMILNPGKICYKL
- a CDS encoding acyl-CoA dehydrogenase family protein yields the protein MAYLISEEAQDLLQDVKNFCEKEVKEACKEYDVSGEWPKMIYDKAMEQGYQALEVPEEYGGPGLSRVDVAALIEQMAIADAGFATTISASGLALKPVLIAGREEQKARVCEMVLEGGLGAFCLTEPGAGSDAGAGKTTAVKDGDQYILNGRKCFITNGGVASFYCVTAMTDKTKGVKGMSMFLVEAGTPGLSTGREEDKMGIRTSNTCDVVLEDLRIPASNLIGEEGKGFSIAMKTLDQARTWMGCIAAGIAQRGIDEAVGYGKERIQFGKPVIKNQAMQFKVADMQIRTETARQMVAHALTRMDMGLSHTMESAIAKCYASDIAMEVATEAIQIFGGYGYSREYPVEKLLRDAKIFQIFEGTNEIQRIVIAGNIIGK
- a CDS encoding electron transfer flavoprotein subunit beta/FixA family protein, with the translated sequence MEMLVCIKQVPDDSVEISLDPATKKPALERVTPVVNAFDTYALEMAARLKEALGGEITVVSIGNESVKNSLKNCLAVGADGAYLVKHEMAESLDPLSIARILRKAAHEIEENLSKKFDLIFCGKESTDYASSQVGLLLANELSLPAVTNVIQVEPGEGMMKIKQETEEGYRIIEAPAPCVVTVQKPNYDPRYPTIKSKMAARKKEIKELTPSEETDSMLKVLQVFEPAKRAAGIKIKADSPQEAVSQAMAVMAEARIF
- a CDS encoding electron transfer flavoprotein subunit alpha/FixB family protein yields the protein MSYSDGKNIMVYVETVSDTPVGGALEVLTKAHKLAEARGEEVIAVLIGRDLVDAARTAIMAGADKAVIVKKESYQMEVYGTVLTKLAEKFKPFLILSAGTLAGKDLLAMVAGTLHTGCAVDVMDVSDKDRRLIFTCPVYGGSILNDLVIKGTPAVAVVRSGAFAKEFLAERTGKIVEEKVGSEEAVHTRIVDVVKEMAEAVNLEEAEVIVSGGRGMGSKENFKLVEKLASACHGVVGATRPAIEAEWVPRSHQVGQSGKIVAPKLYIACGISGATQHVSGMMGSGYIVAVNKDEDAPIFDIADVGIVGDAVKVIPLLIEEIKKIQSL